TGCACACCGATGGATACGACTGCCAGCGACAGCGCGGTCAGCGGGATGCCGACGCGGGTGTAGTCGGAGAAGCGATACCCACCGAGTCCGTAGACCATCGTGTTGGTCTGGTACCCGATCGGAGTCAGGAACGATGCTGACGCCGCGATCGCGACACCGATCGCGAACACGATCGGATCGCCGTCGAGCTGCGCGGCGGTGGCCAGCGCGACTGGCAGCATGAGCGCGGCGGCCGCGGCGTTGCTCAGCGGTTCGGTCAGCAGCATGGTGCCGGCGATCACCGCGACGACCCCGCCGGTGCGGCCACCGACCTGTGCGGCCGTCGCGACGAGCGCGGCGACCTGGTCGGCAAGGCCAGAGCTGTCCATGGCAGCGCCGAGCGCGAACGACCCGGCGACGACGAGCAGCACGTCGAGGTCGACGGCGTCGCGGGCCTCGGGAACTGTGATGGTTCGGGTGACCACGAGCAGCAGGACCGCGGCCAGCGCCGCATGCAGGATCGGCACGAGTCCCGCGGCGGCAGCGGCGATCATGACGCCGACGACCGCGCCGGTCAGGCGGCCACGCCCGGCGCCGTCGCGGGCACCATCCGCGCGCAGTGGCGCCAGCAGCGCGAAGTCGTCGCGGTCGCGCCAGCGCGTCACGAACTCGCCGTCGCTGAACACGAGCAGGGCGTCGCCCGCGCGCAGCGTCACCGTGCCGAGCTTGCCCTCGACGGGGCGACCGTCGCGATGGATCGACAGGACCGCGGCGGCGTAGCGACCGCGGAAGCCGGCGTCCGCGAGGCTGCGGCCGGCCAACGGCGACTCGGCGCCCACGACCACCTCGACGAGCTGGCCGGTGCCTGGCGCGAACTCCGGCACGTGCCGGCGCTCGACGGCCTCGAGGCCCGGATGGTCCAGCAGTGCGGCCAGTTGTGCGCCCACGCCGACGAGGGTGATGATGTCGTGGCCCCGAAGCGGATCGCCGCCGCCGGCGACGCGGAGGCGACCGTCCCGCTCGACGGCCGCGAGGAACCCACCGGGCAGGTGGCGCAGTCCCGCCTCGCCGACGCTCGCGCCGTCGATCGGTCCACGGGGGCGGACCGCGAAGCTGGCCGCGTACTGCCGCGGCAGCGGGACGAGCGCGGAGCCGGGTGTCGGCCGGTCGGGTAGCAGCCGAGGCGCGGTCAGGATCAGCAGCGCGACGTCGGCGACGGCCAATGGCAGGCCGATCGGGGTCATCGTGAACAGGCCGAAGGCCGGGAGCCGACGTTCGACCAGCAGGCCGGACACCACGAGGTTGGTCGACGTGCCGATCGTCGTGACCACGCCGCCAAGGATGGTCGCGTACGACAACGGCATGAGGTAGCGCGACGCGGACCGCCCTCGCGTCGCGGCGCGGCTGTAGACCACTGGCGCGGTCGCCGCGACGATCGGGGTGTTGTTGAGGAACGCCGAGGCCGCAGCGATGGGCACCAGCAGGCGCACCAGCGTGCGGCGTTCGCTCTCGTCGGTGGTCAGGATCCGTACGATGCCCGCGTCGAGCAGGCCGGTGCGCTCGACTACGTGCCCAACCACGTACAAGGCCGCGATTGTCGCGACCGCGTCGTTGGAGAACCCGGCGAACGCCTCCTCTGGCGTGATGACGCCGGTCAGCAGGAGCACGACCGCGGCGCCCATGATGCCGCCGGACGGCGAGACCCGGCCAGCGATCAGCAGGCCGAGCAGGCCGGTCAGGACGAGCAGGGTGATGGTGGCGTCTATGCCCGTGGCGGGTCCTCCGTTGCGGCGAGGTCGCCCCCGGGGTCAGATGTTCGAGGCGACAAACTACCGTGTTCGTTGAACTAAACACCCGTACGGTCGACCGCGGTGAGCCTCCTGAACGTGGCCGCATGCCGAGCACCCTGAGCGGTGGA
This window of the Euzebyales bacterium genome carries:
- a CDS encoding SLC13 family permease — protein: MDATITLLVLTGLLGLLIAGRVSPSGGIMGAAVVLLLTGVITPEEAFAGFSNDAVATIAALYVVGHVVERTGLLDAGIVRILTTDESERRTLVRLLVPIAAASAFLNNTPIVAATAPVVYSRAATRGRSASRYLMPLSYATILGGVVTTIGTSTNLVVSGLLVERRLPAFGLFTMTPIGLPLAVADVALLILTAPRLLPDRPTPGSALVPLPRQYAASFAVRPRGPIDGASVGEAGLRHLPGGFLAAVERDGRLRVAGGGDPLRGHDIITLVGVGAQLAALLDHPGLEAVERRHVPEFAPGTGQLVEVVVGAESPLAGRSLADAGFRGRYAAAVLSIHRDGRPVEGKLGTVTLRAGDALLVFSDGEFVTRWRDRDDFALLAPLRADGARDGAGRGRLTGAVVGVMIAAAAAGLVPILHAALAAVLLLVVTRTITVPEARDAVDLDVLLVVAGSFALGAAMDSSGLADQVAALVATAAQVGGRTGGVVAVIAGTMLLTEPLSNAAAAALMLPVALATAAQLDGDPIVFAIGVAIAASASFLTPIGYQTNTMVYGLGGYRFSDYTRVGIPLTALSLAVVSIGVQLLAW